From a single Anas acuta chromosome 16, bAnaAcu1.1, whole genome shotgun sequence genomic region:
- the PARD6B gene encoding partitioning defective 6 homolog beta — MNRPHRGAAGSRGLGTMEVKSKFGAEFRRFSLERSKPGKFEEFYGLLQHVHKIPNVDVLVGYTDIHGDLLPINNDDNYHKAVSTANPLLRIFIQRKEDADYSAFGTDTMTRKKNVLSNVLRPDNHKKKPHIVISMPQDFRPVSSIIDVDILPETHRRVRLYKYGTDKPLGFYIRDGSSVRVTPHGLEKVPGIFISRLVPGGLAQSTGLLAVNDEVLEVNGIEVSGKSLDQVTDMMIANSRNLIITVRPANQRNNVVRNSRTSGSSGQSTESSLPSSTPNILANFLQGEEESDEEDIVIEDSGEPQQIPKAAPTSESIESLTQIELHESTQNGFLPSSEMNLNHSAGSISMEYEVQDPDHKSLEEDGTIITL; from the exons ATGAACCGGCCTCACCGCGGGGCCGCGGGCAGCCGGGGCCTGGGCACGATGGAGGTGAAGAGCAAG TTTGGAGCAGAGTTTCGACGGTTTTCTCTGGAGAGGTCCAAACCTGGGAAGTTTGAGGAGTTCTATGGATTACTGCAGCACGTGCACAAGATACCCAATGTTGATGTTCTAGTGGGATATACAGACATTCACGGAGACCTGCTGCCTATCAATAATGACGACAACTATCATAAAGCAGTTTCCACAGCCAATCCTCTACTTAGGATTTTCATTCAGAGGAAAG AAGATGCAGACTACAGTGCCTTTGGTACCGATACTatgacaaggaagaaaaatgtcttatCAAATGTGTTACGTCCAGATAACCACAAGAAGAAACCACACATTGTCATTAGCATGCCGCAAGACTTCAGACCGGTGTCTTCTATTATAGATGTAGATATCCTTCCAGAAACCCATCGCAGGGTACGGCTTTACAAGTATGGAACTGACAAACCCCTGGGATTCTATATACGAGATGGCTCTAGTGTCAGAGTAACACCCCATGGATTAGAGAAAGTTCCGGGGATTTTCATATCCAGGCTTGTCCCTGGAGGTCTGGCCCAAAGCACAGGCTTGCTGGCTGTCAATGATGAAGTACTGGAGGTGAATGGAATAGAAGTTTCAGGAAAAAGCCTTGATCAGGTTACAGACATGATGATTGCAAACAGCCGTAACTTGATCATTACGGTAAGACCAGCAAACCAGAGAAATAACGTTGTGAGGAACAGTCGGACTTCTGGCAGCTCTGGTCAGTCTACTGAATCTAGCCTTCCAAGTAGCACACcaaatattttagcaaatttCTTGCAAGGAGAAGAAGAGAGCGATGAAGAGGACATTGTTATTGAAGACAGTGGCGAGCCACAGCAGATTCCAAAAGCTGCACCTACCAGCGAAAGCATAGAATCGTTGACGCAAATTGAACTCCATGAGTCAACACAAAAcggcttccttccttccagcgAGATGAACTTGAATCATTCAGCAGGCAGCATTAGCATGGAATATGAAGTACAAGATCCAGATCATAAATCATTAGAAGAAGATGGAACTATAATAACGCTATGA